In Micromonospora sp. WMMD980, the following are encoded in one genomic region:
- a CDS encoding DUF4383 domain-containing protein — protein MAHTPVNHPARPIFRAIGGLVGLYFVVFGGLGVIAAAGGDFFAQDDTKALGQGTNMGFSLLSVLIGVVILVGAAIGRNLDVVINQWIAYALMVVGLAALAFLQTDANLLNFSIMTVVVVLTLSLVLLVVGMYGKVGTDDEHEAWQKARLVL, from the coding sequence ATGGCCCACACCCCCGTCAACCACCCCGCGCGGCCGATCTTCCGGGCGATCGGCGGGCTGGTCGGTCTTTACTTCGTCGTCTTCGGTGGGCTCGGTGTCATCGCCGCCGCCGGCGGCGACTTCTTCGCCCAGGACGACACCAAGGCCCTCGGCCAGGGCACCAACATGGGCTTCTCGCTCCTGTCCGTGCTGATCGGCGTGGTGATCCTGGTCGGCGCCGCGATCGGCCGCAACCTGGATGTCGTGATCAACCAGTGGATCGCCTACGCCCTGATGGTCGTCGGCCTGGCCGCGCTGGCGTTCCTCCAGACGGACGCCAACCTGCTCAACTTCTCGATCATGACGGTGGTCGTGGTCCTCACCCTGTCGCTGGTGCTCCTGGTGGTCGGCATGTACGGCAAGGTCGGCACCGACGACGAGCACGAGGCCTGGCAGAAGGCCCGCCTGGTGCTCTGA
- a CDS encoding DUF4383 domain-containing protein — protein MAHFPVNHPARPLYRVLSGLIGLYILAFGVWGVFETWGDGLFGRSANSALGLRTNLAFSLVSVVFGAVLMLGASRRDNLGHYMNLTAGAVFLVTGILMMSVLQTSANFLNFSMSTVIVSMLFGLILLATGLYDKVGPPEHADEERRRRHHPVAEGPNR, from the coding sequence ATGGCGCACTTCCCGGTGAACCACCCCGCGCGTCCGCTCTACCGGGTGCTGTCCGGGCTCATCGGTCTCTACATCCTGGCCTTCGGCGTCTGGGGTGTCTTCGAGACCTGGGGCGACGGCCTGTTCGGCCGGAGCGCGAACTCGGCCCTCGGGCTGCGCACCAACCTGGCCTTCTCGCTGGTCTCGGTGGTCTTCGGCGCGGTTCTCATGCTCGGTGCGTCCCGGCGCGACAACCTCGGGCACTACATGAACCTCACCGCCGGCGCGGTCTTCCTGGTCACCGGCATCCTGATGATGTCGGTGCTGCAGACCTCGGCGAACTTCCTGAACTTCTCGATGTCCACCGTCATCGTGTCGATGCTGTTCGGGCTGATCCTGCTCGCCACCGGCCTCTACGACAAGGTCGGGCCGCCCGAGCACGCGGATGAGGAGCGCCGCCGCCGGCACCACCCGGTCGCCGAGGGCCCTAACCGCTGA
- a CDS encoding TetR/AcrR family transcriptional regulator, giving the protein MTDVPGSDRARRRAVPAAKPSRVRMSATQRREQLISIARQIFAERGFDATSIEEIAARAKVSKPVVYEHFGGKEGLYAVVVDREVRSLLDRITTALTAGHPRELLEQAALTLLTYIEEETSGFRVLVRESPLMSATGNFSSVMNDVAHQVEHILGAEFSSRGYDPKLAELYSQALVGMVALTGRWWLEVRRPRKETVASHLVNLAWNGLSHLESKPGPISG; this is encoded by the coding sequence GTGACCGATGTACCCGGCAGCGACCGCGCTCGCCGGCGGGCCGTCCCGGCAGCCAAGCCCTCCCGGGTCCGGATGTCCGCGACGCAGCGACGCGAGCAGTTGATCTCGATCGCTCGGCAGATCTTCGCCGAGCGCGGGTTCGACGCCACCTCGATCGAGGAGATCGCGGCCCGGGCCAAGGTCTCCAAGCCGGTGGTCTACGAGCACTTCGGCGGCAAGGAGGGGCTCTACGCGGTGGTGGTGGACCGGGAGGTCCGCTCCCTGCTGGACCGGATCACCACGGCGTTGACCGCCGGTCACCCGCGGGAGTTGCTGGAGCAGGCCGCGCTGACGTTGCTGACCTACATCGAGGAGGAGACCAGCGGGTTCCGGGTGCTGGTCCGTGAGTCGCCGTTGATGTCGGCGACGGGCAACTTCAGCAGCGTGATGAACGACGTGGCGCACCAGGTCGAGCACATCCTCGGCGCGGAGTTCTCCAGCCGGGGCTACGACCCGAAGCTGGCGGAACTCTATTCGCAGGCGCTGGTGGGCATGGTGGCGCTGACCGGGCGCTGGTGGCTGGAGGTGCGCCGACCGCGCAAGGAGACGGTGGCGTCGCACCTGGTGAACCTGGCCTGGAACGGACTGTCGCACCTGGAGTCGAAGCCGGGCCCGATCAGCGGTTAG